Proteins encoded together in one Triticum dicoccoides isolate Atlit2015 ecotype Zavitan chromosome 7B, WEW_v2.0, whole genome shotgun sequence window:
- the LOC119335313 gene encoding serine/arginine repetitive matrix protein 1-like isoform X1 gives MPPTRPRPRRRSLWWSRSAPSPRRPPTRRPSSSRATTGPSRPPFAPSTTTRRSTPMSPIRHPGPRQPVRLRAPHHAPRLHRRPPSDRRARVMFSGAHVQAHHNPERAAKITHQAQALTGQTTKHACCTIEPVPDDEIDPGSNQNSMLEAWKSTPRTRATASPARRPGTRTCWRTPRSSSLTRT, from the exons ATGCCACCCACGCGCCCCCGGCCGCGGAGGCGCAGTCTCTGGTGGAGTCGTTCTGCGCCGTCACCTCGGCGACCCCCGACGAGGCGGCCTTCTTCCTCGAGGGCCACAACTGGGCCCTCGAGGCCGCCGTTCGCTCCTTCTACGACAACACGGAGGTCGACGCCGATGTCCCCGATCCGGCACCCCGGCCCCCGCCAGCCGGTTCGCCTCCGTGCTCCTCACCACGCGCCACGACTCCATCGACGACCTCCTTCAGACCGGCGAGCTCGCG TTATGTTCAGTGGGGCTCATGTCCAGGCTCATCATAATCCTGAGCGTGCCGCCAAGATCACTCACCAGGCGCAGGCCCTCACGGGCCAGACCACCAAGCACGCCTGCTGCACCATCGAGCCGGTCCCGGACGACGAGATAGATCCGGGATCCAACCAGAACTCCATGCTGGAAGCCTGGAAGAGTACCCCGAGGACGAGAGCGACTGCGAGTCCAGCAAGGAGACCGGGGACGAGGACATGCTGGAGAACACCACGTTCCTCCAGCCTCACACGCACGTGA
- the LOC119335313 gene encoding plant UBX domain-containing protein 5-like isoform X2, with protein MAAGDATHAPPAAEAQSLVESFCAVTSATPDEAAFFLEGHNWALEAAVRSFYDNTEVDADVPDPAPRPPPAGSPPCSSPRATTPSTTSFRPASSRYVQWGSCPGSS; from the exons atgGCCGCCGGAGATGCCACCCACGCGCCCCCGGCCGCGGAGGCGCAGTCTCTGGTGGAGTCGTTCTGCGCCGTCACCTCGGCGACCCCCGACGAGGCGGCCTTCTTCCTCGAGGGCCACAACTGGGCCCTCGAGGCCGCCGTTCGCTCCTTCTACGACAACACGGAGGTCGACGCCGATGTCCCCGATCCGGCACCCCGGCCCCCGCCAGCCGGTTCGCCTCCGTGCTCCTCACCACGCGCCACGACTCCATCGACGACCTCCTTCAGACCGGCGAGCTCGCG TTATGTTCAGTGGGGCTCATGTCCAGGCTCATCATAA